The Prinia subflava isolate CZ2003 ecotype Zambia chromosome 2, Cam_Psub_1.2, whole genome shotgun sequence genomic sequence CTGCACGGCAAGGAGGTGTCCGGTGTGGTGCAGGAGGTGATAACACCGCAGCTCATCGTGCTCGAGCTGCCCCAGCTCGTGGCTCAGATGcggcagctggggctggccagACGtgtctctcccagctgcttCTGCCGGGTGCTCAGGCGCTGCCTGCCTTTTGGCCAGCTAAAGAAGCAGCTCTGTCAGCAGCCTCCAGCGTGTTCCCTTGGAGCTTTTGCGGTTCCGCAGCTTGTCCATGTATTGCTCTCATACCGGCCTCTGTCACCTGCCTTGGATTACTACTACCCTCAGCTTCAGCTGGATGTGACAGAGCCTGTCCTAGTAACCCACGTCGCTGACCCACACCACATTTACTGCCAGTTGCAGTGCCTGTCTCAAGAGATCTGTTGCCTTTCTGATACCATGTGCCATGCTTATGACGGGTGGGAGCAGGACTTACTGCCCAAAGTGGGCTCGCCCTGTGCTGCCCGTGGGATGGATGGCCAGTGGTACCGTGCCATTCTGCTGGAGCTCattgctggggagcaggagcagcatgCAGCTGTCGTGATCTTTGTGGACTACGGCAAGAAGGAGACCGTGAGCAGAGCTAACCTGCGCCATTTGCCCGCCCAGTGTTTTCGCATGCCTGTGGTCACTTACGTGTGTGCTCTTCAGGGGGTTTCGGATGGGGGCTGCGGCTGGTCCCCGCTGCAGGTCGATTTGCTGAAAGCCTTGGTGCTCGGTAGAGGAGTGAGTGCTCACATCAAAGCCTTTAACTCCTTTGAGCATCTCTATTATGTGACCCTCTATGGGGAAAACGGTGTTGATTTGAACCATCTTTTTGGGTCTCAGGCTTGCTGCCTGGTCAGCAGTCTTGTGAGCCAAACTGAGGCTCATGAGCAGCTAGAAGTAGAGGAGTCCTTAGCTGAAGAATTGGAATTGCCACCAGAAGCACCTCCCATTTTAACACACAGAGATTTGGCTGCTGTAGCTGGTGTGCATCTGAAGACCTGGACATTGTACAGCGCACAGGTCTCCCATCTCCGAGACCCGTCTGAGTTCTGGCTGCAGCTTCATGAGTATCACCAGCTCTTCAGGCAGCTCAGGCAGTGCATGTGGAATTTTTATTCCCATTCCACAAAGCTGGGTGATGCTGGGTGGGCCCCACAGCCTGGATCTCTTTGTTGTGCCAGTGGGAATGAGGGTGTCTTTTATCGAGCGGTGGTCACGAGGGTCCTGGACACTGGGGTGGAGATACACCTGGTGGACAGAGGCAGTACAGAAACTGTGGATGTGCATGCTGtgagggagctgctccctcgGTTTAGGGAACTGCCTGCTTTAGCTCTGAAGTGTTGTTTGGCAGGTGTCTCCCCTCCAAGAGGGAGTTGGAGTGAAGCTTCTGTGTCTGCATTCAGGGAGATGGTACTGAACAAGGAACTGAAGGTTTGGTTTCTGAATGTGCAGGGTGACAAATACGTGGTTGAAATTTTTGACCAGTCCCAGTTAGGAGAGGAAAGAGTAAGTAAACTCATGGCCCAGGGGGGTTATGCTAAATACCAGAGGTATGAAATACCCAAGATTTACCAGAAATCAGATAAGTCTGTGTCACAGGCCTGTCCCCTAGTGAATGCTGCAAAGGAAAGCCAAATAAATGCAGAGAAGAGGCTCAGAGAAGAATGTGATCTGAAGAGCAGTGATAGAATGCTTGATTCTCACGTGGATGTGATGGTCAGAGAGAGTCCTATTGCTGCCATTCACAATTCTAAAAGTAGTGAATCTCTTTCTCGCAACCATGAGGGTAAGGAAAACCTGCACACCTCTTCGAGACAGAATTATGTGGAAATTAAGCCAGGCTCCTCTTGTGGAGGTCACTTAGAAGTGGGAAGTACGGTTAATGTTATTTTGTCATATGTTGAGAATCCTAGTTGTTTTTGGTGTCAGTTAAGTAGAAATTGCAATGACCTTGAGCTGCTAATGAATGAAATTCAGGAGCATTGCAAGAATTCATCCCAGCCACATGTTTGGCCAAATCTTGTGTGTTTAGCCCAGTACTCAGAGGATAAAAAATGGTACAGGGCTTTAATAGTTAGTGAAGGAGTTTGTGCAGAAAAAGTAGAAGTCATATATGTTGACTATGGCAACAGAGAGCAGGTGTGTCTAACGAAGCTCCGTGCAATTAATGAACGCTTCCTCAGGTTAGAGGCTCAGGCATTCAGATGCAGCCTTTACAACTTAATCCAACCCAATGGGCAGAATCCTTTTGCTTGGGATGATGAAGCAATTCAGGCTTTTCGTCAGTTTGTTGTTGATTCATCATCTGACCTTGACCTGAAATGTACAATCTTTGCCTTGGCTTCAATAAATAGGGACCTGTTTAACATTGTAGATTTAATCACACCTTTTCAGAGTGCTTGCCAGTTTCTCACCGAGAGAGGTGTAGCCAGACGTTTATTTCCTCAAAAGCATCTGGAATCTTTGGTCCAGCTTCACTCTTTCTATTATTCTAATCACGGTATCAAAATTGGGAGTGAGGAGGATGTTTACATTACGCATGTTGAGAATCCATGGACGTTTTACTGCCAACTTGAAAGGTGTGCAGATACCTTGGCACAGCTGGCTGATAACATCAGTTGCCTGAGTGAGAGCATGAGCAGCACAGGAACCTTGGGGAAGTCTGGGATCCTGTGTCTGGCAAGGTACTCTGACAGTCAGTGGTATAGGGGAGTAATTATAGAAAGACAACCTAAGGCTAAAGTCTTCTTTGTGGATTTTGGGAACACAGAGACAATAGAGACAGATGATCTGCTTATTTTGCCCAATGATGCTTCTGATATCTTGCTCGTGCCAATGCAGGCCATAAAGTGTTCTGTGTCTGATGTAGCATCTGTTTCCAAAGAAGCTGCAATATGGTTTAAGGAAGCTGTCCTAGAAAGGAGGTTGAAAGCAATAGTGGTAGCAAAGGACTCTGATAATACACTGCAGGTTGAGTTGTTTGATGGAAATACTCAAATTAATACAAAACTGAAAGAGCTAAGCCTAAAGAGTAGGGGACTGTGTAGTCATGTACGCAATGAGACTTTGTGCTCTAGAAATACAAATGTGAATAAGAGGGGTGAGAGTGCAGAGGCCCCTGTAAATGCAGCAGGTAGGcctcttgaaagaaaaaaatgtcgACCTGAAGCCCAGCAGGAACAAGGGGGCAAAAGACGTTTCAAAGAAGCTGTAAACCTTTTCCAGCACACTGTGAAGGGAGATGAGGCAGCTAGATTACCAGAACCTGGTGAGATGCTTAGCAGTAAGAAGGATGCTGTTTTGAAGAAAGCAGGGGAGCAGTCTCTGCCCTTTTCCCAGATGGATACACTGCCAGATACTAAATCTGTTGCTGAAGGCAGGTGTATAATGCTTAAAAATGCATCTGCTCTACCACCACAGAAGATTGTGCCAGCTCTTAAAACCTTAGTGTATGTGTCTTACATCAGTGACCCGCAGGATTTTTATGTTCAACTAGGGAGTGATGAGGTTCAGcttaaaaacattttggaaaGTTTAAACAATGGGAAATCAGTGAAGGACCCTTGTGGACAGCTTTTCCAAGCAGGAGATTTAATCAGTGCTGTTTATTCAGAAGACAGCCTGTGGTATCGAGCTGTAGTAAAAGAGAAGACTTCCAACAATTCGATACGTGTACATTATATTGATTATGGTGACACTTCTGTGATTAGTGTTGATCAAGCACGCAGGCTCCCTAAGAACTTGTCATCTATTCCAGCAATGAGCATTCGCTGCTTCCTAGGCGGactcaaatggaaaaaaaatgcagactgGACAGAGAAAGCAGTGTTTTACTTCACTAAGAGAACAAGTGAAATCCTGCTGTCGTGTGAATTTGTAAAGAAGGTTGAGGATAAATGGGAAGTTATTCTCAGTGACCATCAAGGTATAATAACACTGGATTTAGCTGATAAAGATCTTGTAAGTAGGGAAAGActtttctcaaggaaaaaaaatgataagAGAGAGAATTGTGACATGATCGCCAGGTGTGAGCCTTTGCCTCCTCAGGTACAAAATGAGATTTCCTGTGTAAATGATTGTAAATCGTTTAGCTGGAAATTTCCAGAGGCAGGTCAGACTTTAAAAATTTATGTCACAGTGGTAAACAGTCCAGGATACTTCTGGTGTCACCGTGCTGATACCGAAGACGTGAGCTAcattgagaaaaaaatagaggaagCTGAAAAGCTTGGACTAAGCTCTCTGAACGATGGCAAGTCTTATATGAAAAATGGTGATACTTGTCTAGCAAAATACAGTCAAGATGGGTGGTTCTACAGAGCTCAGATCCGAAGTGTGAATGATGACAGTGTAGTTGTTAGACATGTGGATTATGGAAGTGAGGAAAGCATCAGCCTGGAGATGATCCGACAGATGCCACGTGAACTGCTCAAAATACCTGGACAAGCATTTGCTTGCTGTCTGTCAGGTTTCAGTCCCTCAGATGGCTCATGGCTTAGTGAAGCAAAGAAGAAGTTTAATGATATGACTGAAAACCTTGTATTAGAAGCTGAAGTAGTAGAAATTCGGGAAAATAAAGATTCTGAAGTCCCTCTGTGCGTTGTCAAGCTGGAAGCTTCTGGCAATAGTATTAATGAAGAGATGAAGCCTTTTTGGAAGGCTGATAAAGAAACTGATGACAGTGCTTTCTCAAATCTTTGCAAGCCCCTAAAGGGAAACAGAAGTTCAAACAGCAATTTGGGTCTTTGTCTCAATGAAGAAACTACTGCTGTTAGTGGATTAGCTCAGGAAGAAAGTGAAAGTGCTTTAATTTGTTCTGATCCTTACCTGGGTGTAACTTTTGAGTGCTTAGAAACTGCAGAAGCAAAAGTGTCAGTGGGAGCTGCCAGTGGGAAGGTTGATGATGGATATGCAACAGGAGAGCTTGAGAAGAGTTTTGATAAAGAGATACCTCTGTCTGAAGGGGACAGTGATAACAAAATGCTGCTGGAACCTATGAGAAGCTGCAGCCCTCATATTGTGGGGAATGGAATGAAAGCTGCAGAGCAAGACCTGTCTGAAATACTGTTTGGAGAGGAGACTGAGCTGAATGCAGAAGTGACAGGCAGTGCTCCAGCAGCCAGCCTTTTCCTAGGGAAAGAACAAGAATTGCAGAGATTGCCagtgctccaggcacagccatCTGCAAGCAATGGAATTGAGACGTTAGGAAAGCTGGATCCATTAGAAATTCACTTACCATGTGATGATCTAAACGAGCTCTTACAGGGGCCAGAGGGACTCTTCGAAAGTCCCTTTAATGAAGGAGCAAAGAAAGCTCTGGAAGCAAAGTCTCTTGAAAGGCAGGCAGCGTCAGGCAGTGAAGCAAGAGAGCCAGCTTTGGAGCAGAAATTGCTGGAACTGCCAGATATGAGGGATGAGACAGGGCAGTTAACAGCTCTGAACTGCCTTGAAATTTTACCATTACTtaatgagaaagaaaacctgGTGCCTTCAGTTACCAGTGCCTCTACTGACAGAGAGATATCAGTAGAGCTGATTCCATCTGATGTTCAGCCTTCTTTAGGAGAGAAGACCAAGAAAGTGCACGTGAATTTGTCTGAAATTCATGAAGAAGAAACTC encodes the following:
- the TDRD6 gene encoding tudor domain-containing protein 6, producing MSSGPGSFGRGDTITLQVRAVGLYPEVPILRLWGLLGERKADYAVLYREIQAAAGPHLAARPEPSGTRLCPGELALVEVLGVWYRCCVVSCSAQGYRVFLLDEGYVVTTSACYLARGCSELFQLPPEVLGCVVADVMPSHSHEGTASGDSSVPKWTMEAMEFLSFLHGKEVSGVVQEVITPQLIVLELPQLVAQMRQLGLARRVSPSCFCRVLRRCLPFGQLKKQLCQQPPACSLGAFAVPQLVHVLLSYRPLSPALDYYYPQLQLDVTEPVLVTHVADPHHIYCQLQCLSQEICCLSDTMCHAYDGWEQDLLPKVGSPCAARGMDGQWYRAILLELIAGEQEQHAAVVIFVDYGKKETVSRANLRHLPAQCFRMPVVTYVCALQGVSDGGCGWSPLQVDLLKALVLGRGVSAHIKAFNSFEHLYYVTLYGENGVDLNHLFGSQACCLVSSLVSQTEAHEQLEVEESLAEELELPPEAPPILTHRDLAAVAGVHLKTWTLYSAQVSHLRDPSEFWLQLHEYHQLFRQLRQCMWNFYSHSTKLGDAGWAPQPGSLCCASGNEGVFYRAVVTRVLDTGVEIHLVDRGSTETVDVHAVRELLPRFRELPALALKCCLAGVSPPRGSWSEASVSAFREMVLNKELKVWFLNVQGDKYVVEIFDQSQLGEERVSKLMAQGGYAKYQRYEIPKIYQKSDKSVSQACPLVNAAKESQINAEKRLREECDLKSSDRMLDSHVDVMVRESPIAAIHNSKSSESLSRNHEGKENLHTSSRQNYVEIKPGSSCGGHLEVGSTVNVILSYVENPSCFWCQLSRNCNDLELLMNEIQEHCKNSSQPHVWPNLVCLAQYSEDKKWYRALIVSEGVCAEKVEVIYVDYGNREQVCLTKLRAINERFLRLEAQAFRCSLYNLIQPNGQNPFAWDDEAIQAFRQFVVDSSSDLDLKCTIFALASINRDLFNIVDLITPFQSACQFLTERGVARRLFPQKHLESLVQLHSFYYSNHGIKIGSEEDVYITHVENPWTFYCQLERCADTLAQLADNISCLSESMSSTGTLGKSGILCLARYSDSQWYRGVIIERQPKAKVFFVDFGNTETIETDDLLILPNDASDILLVPMQAIKCSVSDVASVSKEAAIWFKEAVLERRLKAIVVAKDSDNTLQVELFDGNTQINTKLKELSLKSRGLCSHVRNETLCSRNTNVNKRGESAEAPVNAAGRPLERKKCRPEAQQEQGGKRRFKEAVNLFQHTVKGDEAARLPEPGEMLSSKKDAVLKKAGEQSLPFSQMDTLPDTKSVAEGRCIMLKNASALPPQKIVPALKTLVYVSYISDPQDFYVQLGSDEVQLKNILESLNNGKSVKDPCGQLFQAGDLISAVYSEDSLWYRAVVKEKTSNNSIRVHYIDYGDTSVISVDQARRLPKNLSSIPAMSIRCFLGGLKWKKNADWTEKAVFYFTKRTSEILLSCEFVKKVEDKWEVILSDHQGIITLDLADKDLVSRERLFSRKKNDKRENCDMIARCEPLPPQVQNEISCVNDCKSFSWKFPEAGQTLKIYVTVVNSPGYFWCHRADTEDVSYIEKKIEEAEKLGLSSLNDGKSYMKNGDTCLAKYSQDGWFYRAQIRSVNDDSVVVRHVDYGSEESISLEMIRQMPRELLKIPGQAFACCLSGFSPSDGSWLSEAKKKFNDMTENLVLEAEVVEIRENKDSEVPLCVVKLEASGNSINEEMKPFWKADKETDDSAFSNLCKPLKGNRSSNSNLGLCLNEETTAVSGLAQEESESALICSDPYLGVTFECLETAEAKVSVGAASGKVDDGYATGELEKSFDKEIPLSEGDSDNKMLLEPMRSCSPHIVGNGMKAAEQDLSEILFGEETELNAEVTGSAPAASLFLGKEQELQRLPVLQAQPSASNGIETLGKLDPLEIHLPCDDLNELLQGPEGLFESPFNEGAKKALEAKSLERQAASGSEAREPALEQKLLELPDMRDETGQLTALNCLEILPLLNEKENLVPSVTSASTDREISVELIPSDVQPSLGEKTKKVHVNLSEIHEEETLLDDWMEADAPSLRLSSSGGRPEKGLHHKMHDKQSMLGAKFEPFLQLVLPDVQPPQGDVEEDLLRLEHAVLQNSANSGSQFSFVSKDSANQRSIFSVKSCDCKVEKHKGWQKKKDNCEEEWMEQDLTESFTESENICVQSLGSQPGEDEKQNENLADCSPAHHDYPCNLKGFAVGSKCVVWTSLKWCDARILEVSEKGTKVLNLCSGNEEIVHPENVWNGIPDRARTPSEALTPATENLQSLPEESLLQEKETDCSSNLAEDPHVLQQC